In a single window of the Hevea brasiliensis isolate MT/VB/25A 57/8 unplaced genomic scaffold, ASM3005281v1 Scaf608, whole genome shotgun sequence genome:
- the LOC131177591 gene encoding uncharacterized protein LOC131177591 produces MPCLYISTNVNLADVDTEAIFSDATKAVATIIGKPEHFVMVILKGSVAISFNGNKEPAAYAEIVSMGGINKEVKRDLIATLGTILENKLSIPRTRFFLKVFDTTAGRNSSKL; encoded by the exons ATGCCTTGCCTTTACATCTCTACTAACGTTAATCTCGCCGATGTTGATACTGAAGCCATCTTCTCCGACGCCACCAAAGCTGTCGCCACCATCATCGGAAAACCTGAACAT TTTGTGATGGTGATACTGAAAGGATCGGTGGCCATATCTTTTAATGGGAACAAAGAACCAGCTGCATATGCTGAGATAGTGTCGATGGGTGGGATTAACAAAGAGGTGAAGAGAGATCTGATTGCCACTTTAGGCACTATTCTTGAGAACAAGTTATCTATCCCCAGGACCCGTTTCTTCCTTAAAGTTTTTGACACCACTGCTGGGCGTAACTCTTCCAAATTATAA